A region from the Citrobacter telavivensis genome encodes:
- the nsrR gene encoding nitric oxide-sensing transcriptional repressor NsrR → MQLTSFTDYGLRALIYMASLPEGRMTSISEVTDVYGVSRNHMVKIINQLSRAGFVTAIRGKNGGIRLGKAANTIRIGDVVRELEPLSLVNCSSEFCHITPACRLKQALSKAVQSFLTELDNYTLADLVEENQPLYKLLLVE, encoded by the coding sequence GTGCAGTTAACGAGTTTCACCGATTACGGACTACGAGCGCTAATCTATATGGCGTCACTCCCGGAGGGTCGCATGACCAGTATTTCGGAGGTGACGGATGTCTACGGCGTTTCCCGTAATCATATGGTCAAAATAATCAATCAACTTAGCCGGGCGGGCTTTGTGACTGCTATTCGGGGGAAAAATGGTGGGATCCGCTTAGGTAAAGCCGCGAATACCATTCGGATTGGCGATGTCGTGCGCGAACTCGAACCGCTGTCGTTGGTGAACTGTAGCAGCGAGTTTTGCCACATTACCCCTGCCTGTCGACTCAAACAGGCACTTTCTAAGGCCGTGCAAAGTTTTCTTACGGAACTGGATAACTACACGCTTGCCGATTTGGTTGAAGAAAATCAACCGCTTTATAAATTATTGCTGGTGGAATAA
- a CDS encoding ribonuclease R, whose amino-acid sequence MSQDPFQEREAEKYENPIPSREFILEHLTKREKPASRDELAVELNIEGEEQQEALRRRLRAMERDGQLVFTRRQCYALPERLDLLKGTVIGHRDGYGFLRVEGRKDDLYLSSEQMKTCIHGDQVLAQPLGADRKGRREARIVRVLVPKTSQIVGRYFTEAGVGFVVPDDSRLSFDILIPPEEVMGARMGFVVVVELTQRPTRRTKAVGKIVEVLGDNMGTGMAVDMALRTHEIPYIWPAAVEKQVASLKEEVPEEAKVGRVDLRDLPLVTIDGEDARDFDDAVYCEKKRGGGWRLWVAIADVSYYVRPPTPLDQEARNRGTSVYFPSQVVPMLPEVLSNGLCSLNPQVDRLCMVCEMTVSTKGRLTGYKFYEAVMSSHARLTYTKVWHILQGDQELREQYAPLVTHIEELHNLYKVLDKAREERGGISFESEEAKFIFNAERRIERIEQTQRNDAHKLIEECMILANISAARFVEKAQEPALFRIHDKPTTEAITSFRSVLAELGLELPGGNKPEPRDYAELLESVADRPDAEMLQTMLLRSMKQAIYDPENRGHFGLALQQYAHFTSPIRRYPDLSLHRAIKYLLAKEQGHKGNTTETGGYHYSMEEMLQLGQHCSMTERRADEATRDVADWLKCDFMLDQVGNVFKGVIASVTGFGFFVRLDELFIDGLVHVSSLDNDYYRFDQVGQRLTGESSGQTYRLGDRVEVRVEAVNMDERKIDFSLISSERAPRNEGKTARERAKKGDAGKKTGRRRQVGKKVNFEPDSAFRGEKKGKAGAKPAAEKKGDKKAKKPSTKTLKIAAATKAKRAAKKKDAQ is encoded by the coding sequence ATGTCACAAGATCCTTTCCAGGAACGCGAAGCTGAAAAGTACGAAAATCCTATCCCAAGCCGGGAATTTATCCTCGAACATTTAACAAAACGTGAAAAACCGGCCAGCCGTGATGAGCTGGCTGTGGAACTGAACATTGAAGGCGAAGAACAGCAGGAAGCCCTGCGCCGTCGTCTGCGCGCGATGGAGCGTGACGGACAGCTGGTCTTCACCCGTCGTCAGTGCTATGCGCTGCCGGAACGTCTCGATCTGCTGAAAGGTACCGTTATTGGCCACCGTGATGGCTACGGCTTTCTGCGCGTCGAAGGACGTAAAGACGATTTATATCTCTCCAGCGAGCAGATGAAAACCTGCATCCATGGCGATCAGGTGCTGGCGCAACCGCTGGGTGCAGATCGTAAAGGCCGCCGCGAAGCGCGTATCGTACGCGTGCTGGTGCCGAAAACCAGCCAGATTGTCGGTCGTTACTTCACCGAGGCAGGCGTGGGCTTTGTCGTTCCGGATGACAGTCGCCTGAGCTTCGATATTCTGATCCCGCCGGAAGAGGTGATGGGCGCCCGCATGGGATTTGTGGTGGTGGTTGAACTCACCCAGCGTCCGACGCGCCGCACCAAAGCGGTAGGTAAAATCGTTGAAGTGCTGGGCGATAACATGGGTACCGGTATGGCTGTCGATATGGCGCTACGGACCCATGAAATCCCGTACATCTGGCCTGCCGCCGTTGAAAAACAGGTTGCCAGTCTGAAAGAAGAGGTGCCTGAAGAGGCAAAAGTCGGTCGTGTGGATTTACGCGATTTACCGTTAGTCACCATCGACGGCGAAGACGCCCGCGACTTTGACGATGCGGTCTATTGCGAGAAGAAACGCGGTGGCGGCTGGCGTTTGTGGGTGGCCATTGCCGACGTGAGCTATTACGTGCGTCCGCCGACGCCACTGGACCAGGAAGCGCGTAATCGCGGGACGTCCGTGTACTTCCCGTCGCAGGTGGTACCGATGCTGCCGGAAGTGCTCTCCAACGGCCTGTGCTCACTGAACCCGCAGGTTGACCGCCTGTGCATGGTCTGCGAAATGACCGTGTCGACCAAAGGACGTCTGACAGGGTATAAATTCTACGAAGCGGTGATGAGCTCGCACGCGCGTCTGACCTATACCAAGGTCTGGCATATATTGCAGGGCGATCAAGAGTTGCGCGAGCAGTATGCGCCGCTGGTTACGCATATCGAAGAACTGCACAATCTTTACAAGGTGCTGGATAAAGCCCGTGAAGAGCGCGGCGGTATCTCGTTTGAAAGTGAAGAAGCGAAGTTCATTTTCAACGCGGAACGTCGTATTGAGCGGATTGAGCAAACCCAGCGTAACGATGCGCACAAGCTGATTGAAGAGTGCATGATTCTGGCAAACATCTCGGCGGCGCGTTTCGTTGAGAAGGCCCAGGAGCCTGCGCTGTTCCGTATTCACGACAAGCCGACCACCGAGGCTATCACCTCCTTCCGTTCCGTTCTGGCGGAACTGGGGCTGGAACTGCCGGGCGGTAACAAGCCGGAACCACGTGACTACGCGGAACTGCTGGAATCGGTTGCCGATCGTCCCGATGCCGAAATGTTGCAAACTATGCTACTGCGCTCGATGAAGCAGGCGATTTACGATCCGGAAAACCGCGGTCACTTTGGTCTGGCGCTGCAACAGTATGCGCACTTTACGTCGCCAATCCGTCGTTACCCGGATCTCTCGCTGCACCGCGCCATTAAGTATCTGCTGGCGAAAGAGCAGGGTCATAAGGGCAACACCACCGAGACCGGCGGTTATCACTATTCGATGGAAGAGATGCTGCAACTGGGCCAGCACTGTTCGATGACCGAACGTCGTGCGGATGAAGCAACCCGTGACGTTGCTGACTGGCTGAAGTGCGACTTCATGCTGGATCAGGTTGGCAATGTCTTTAAAGGCGTGATTGCCAGCGTCACCGGCTTTGGCTTCTTTGTACGTCTGGACGAGCTGTTTATTGATGGTCTGGTGCATGTCTCTTCGCTTGATAACGACTACTACCGTTTTGACCAGGTGGGGCAGCGCCTGACCGGCGAATCCAGCGGTCAGACTTACCGTCTTGGCGATCGCGTGGAAGTGCGCGTAGAAGCGGTCAATATGGATGAGCGCAAGATCGACTTCAGCCTGATCTCCAGCGAACGAGCACCGCGTAATGAAGGTAAAACGGCGCGCGAAAGAGCGAAAAAAGGCGATGCGGGTAAAAAAACCGGGCGTCGTCGTCAGGTCGGCAAAAAAGTGAACTTTGAGCCTGACAGCGCTTTCCGCGGCGAGAAGAAAGGCAAGGCCGGGGCTAAGCCTGCGGCTGAGAAGAAAGGCGATAAAAAAGCGAAAAAGCCATCGACAAAAACGCTTAAAATCGCAGCAGCCACGAAAGCAAAACGCGCCGCGAAAAAGAAAGACGCGCAGTAA
- the rlmB gene encoding 23S rRNA (guanosine(2251)-2'-O)-methyltransferase RlmB produces the protein MSEMIYGIHAVQALLERAPERFQDVFILKGREDKRLLPLIHALEAQGVVIQLANRQFLDEKSEGAVHQGIIARVKPGRQYQENDLPDLIASLDQPFLLILDGVTDPHNLGACLRSADAAGVNAVIVPKDRSAQLNATAKKVACGAAESVPLIRVTNLARTMRMLQEENIWIVGTAGEADHTLYQSKMTGRMALVMGAEGEGMRRLTREHCDELISIPMAGSVSSLNVSVATGICLFEAVRQRS, from the coding sequence ATGAGTGAAATGATTTACGGCATCCATGCGGTGCAGGCCCTGCTGGAGCGTGCTCCTGAACGTTTTCAGGATGTCTTTATTCTCAAAGGCCGTGAAGATAAGCGCCTGCTGCCGCTGATTCACGCCCTCGAAGCGCAGGGTGTGGTCATCCAACTGGCGAACCGTCAGTTTCTGGATGAGAAAAGCGAAGGGGCCGTACATCAGGGCATCATCGCCCGCGTGAAGCCGGGCCGTCAGTATCAGGAAAACGATCTGCCGGATCTGATCGCCTCACTGGATCAACCTTTCCTGCTGATCCTGGATGGCGTGACCGACCCGCATAACCTCGGTGCCTGTTTGCGTAGCGCCGATGCCGCCGGCGTCAATGCGGTGATTGTGCCGAAAGATCGTTCTGCCCAACTGAATGCCACAGCGAAGAAAGTCGCCTGCGGCGCAGCGGAAAGCGTTCCGTTGATCCGGGTGACTAACCTGGCGCGTACCATGCGTATGTTGCAGGAAGAGAATATCTGGATTGTCGGCACGGCGGGTGAAGCTGACCATACCCTCTATCAGAGTAAAATGACGGGGCGTATGGCGCTGGTGATGGGGGCAGAAGGTGAGGGAATGCGTCGTCTGACGCGTGAACATTGTGACGAACTGATCAGCATTCCGATGGCCGGTAGCGTCTCATCACTTAACGTTTCTGTCGCCACAGGTATCTGTCTGTTCGAGGCCGTTCGCCAGCGTAGCTAA
- a CDS encoding isovaleryl-CoA dehydrogenase yields MHWQTHTVFNQPLPLNNSNLFLSDGALCEAVAREGAGWDSELLASIGQQLGTAESLELGRLANAWPPELLRYDPRGQRLDDVRFHPAWHLLMQGLCTNRVHNLPWEEEARAGSFVARAARFILHAQVEAGTLCPITMTFAATPLLQQMLPATFADWQTPLQSDRYDSHLAPGGQKRGLLIGMGMTEKQGGSDVLSNTTRAERLEDGSYRLVGHKWFFSVPQSDAHLVLAQAKGGLSCFFVPRFLPDGQRNAIRLERLKDKLGNRSNASAEVEFQDAIGWLLGDEGEGVRHILKMGGLTRFDCALGSHGLMRRAFSVAVYHAHQRMVSGKPLIEQPMMRQMLSRMALQLEGQTALLFRLAHAWDRRSHANERLWARLFTPAAKFVVCQSGIPFVAEAMEVLGGIGYCEESELPRLYREMPVNSIWEGSGNVMCLDVLRVIGKQTGVDEMLSEAFSDVRGQDRHFDRAVRQLLPRLRKPSEELGRDITQQIFLLGCGTEMLRHASPPVAQAWCQMMLDTRGRMLLSERVQDALLLRATGGLR; encoded by the coding sequence ATGCATTGGCAAACTCACACCGTTTTTAATCAGCCGTTACCCCTGAATAACAGTAATCTGTTCCTGTCTGATGGTGCGCTCTGCGAAGCGGTGGCGCGCGAGGGGGCGGGCTGGGACAGCGAACTTCTCGCCAGTATCGGTCAACAACTCGGCACCGCCGAATCTCTTGAACTGGGACGGCTGGCAAACGCCTGGCCGCCGGAGCTGCTGCGTTACGACCCTCGGGGGCAGCGACTGGACGACGTTCGCTTCCATCCCGCATGGCACCTGCTGATGCAGGGGTTGTGTACCAACCGTGTACATAACCTGCCCTGGGAGGAGGAGGCGCGCGCCGGATCGTTTGTTGCCCGGGCCGCGCGCTTTATCTTGCATGCGCAGGTGGAAGCCGGGACGCTCTGCCCCATCACCATGACCTTCGCCGCCACGCCGCTGTTGCAGCAGATGTTGCCCGCTACGTTTGCCGACTGGCAAACGCCTCTGCAAAGCGATCGCTATGATTCGCACCTCGCACCGGGTGGGCAAAAGCGTGGCCTGCTGATTGGTATGGGGATGACGGAAAAGCAGGGCGGTTCTGATGTGCTGAGCAACACCACCCGCGCCGAGCGGCTGGAGGATGGATCGTACCGGTTGGTAGGACATAAATGGTTTTTCTCTGTGCCACAAAGTGATGCCCATTTGGTACTGGCGCAGGCAAAAGGCGGCCTCTCCTGCTTCTTCGTCCCTCGCTTTTTACCTGACGGTCAGCGCAATGCGATCCGCCTCGAACGGCTAAAAGACAAGCTGGGGAATCGTTCTAATGCCAGTGCGGAAGTGGAGTTTCAGGATGCCATCGGCTGGCTGCTGGGAGACGAGGGCGAAGGCGTTCGTCATATTCTGAAGATGGGCGGTCTGACGCGTTTTGACTGCGCGCTTGGCAGCCACGGCCTGATGCGTCGCGCCTTCTCGGTTGCTGTCTACCACGCACACCAGCGTATGGTGTCTGGCAAGCCGCTGATCGAGCAACCGATGATGCGCCAGATGCTCAGCCGCATGGCGTTACAGCTGGAAGGGCAAACCGCGTTGCTGTTTCGTTTGGCTCACGCCTGGGATCGGCGTAGCCATGCCAATGAACGGCTCTGGGCGCGGCTGTTCACCCCCGCTGCGAAATTCGTCGTCTGTCAAAGCGGCATCCCGTTTGTGGCGGAGGCGATGGAGGTGCTCGGCGGGATAGGGTATTGCGAAGAGAGCGAACTGCCGCGGTTGTACCGGGAAATGCCGGTTAACAGCATCTGGGAAGGCTCTGGCAATGTTATGTGCCTCGATGTTCTGCGGGTCATCGGTAAACAAACGGGTGTCGATGAGATGCTGAGCGAAGCGTTCTCTGACGTCAGGGGTCAGGACAGACACTTCGATCGCGCGGTACGTCAGCTTTTGCCGCGACTGCGCAAGCCTTCTGAAGAACTGGGCCGCGATATCACTCAGCAGATTTTTCTGTTGGGATGCGGAACGGAAATGTTGCGACATGCGTCACCGCCTGTTGCACAAGCCTGGTGTCAGATGATGCTGGATACGCGCGGTAGGATGTTGCTATCAGAACGGGTACAGGACGCGCTGTTGCTACGGGCGACGGGGGGATTGCGCTGA
- a CDS encoding DUF1471 domain-containing protein, producing the protein MELTMKQSLALSSLLLTAGLVSTTAQSAEFASADCVTGLNEIGLISVSNISGNPQDVERIVALKADEQGASWYRIVQMYEDQQPDNWRVQAILYA; encoded by the coding sequence ATGGAGCTGACGATGAAACAATCTCTTGCCTTATCCTCACTGCTGTTAACTGCCGGACTGGTGAGTACGACGGCGCAGTCTGCAGAATTCGCAAGTGCGGATTGCGTGACTGGCCTCAATGAAATTGGCCTGATCTCTGTCAGTAATATTTCCGGAAACCCACAGGATGTGGAGCGTATCGTGGCGCTAAAAGCCGATGAACAAGGTGCATCATGGTATCGCATCGTTCAGATGTACGAAGATCAGCAGCCCGATAACTGGCGCGTACAGGCTATTCTCTACGCGTAA
- the bsmA gene encoding biofilm peroxide resistance protein BsmA has protein sequence MAIRKRDRVMRRFTSLILVMLLSGCSILQGTPQPAPPVADHPQEIRRDQTQGLQRMGTVTSLVRGSPDDAVDEVKAKAAAAKADYYVIVLVDETIVTGQWYSQAILYRK, from the coding sequence ATGGCTATCAGGAAACGAGATAGAGTGATGCGTCGGTTTACCTCATTGATATTGGTGATGCTCTTAAGTGGATGTAGCATTCTTCAGGGAACGCCGCAGCCAGCGCCACCCGTCGCCGATCATCCGCAAGAAATTCGTCGCGATCAGACACAAGGGTTGCAACGGATGGGAACGGTGACCTCTCTGGTCAGAGGCTCTCCGGATGATGCAGTCGATGAAGTCAAAGCGAAAGCCGCCGCAGCGAAAGCCGATTATTACGTTATTGTCCTGGTTGATGAAACCATCGTGACGGGCCAGTGGTATTCACAGGCCATCTTATATCGTAAATAG
- a CDS encoding esterase, whose translation MIEIETRQLAEHHLLHAFPAGQRNTPLPCIVFYHGFTSSSLVYSYFAVALAQAGFRVIMPDAAEHGARFNGDAQARMGHFWQILQQNMQEFTALRAALDAENWLLDDRLAVGGASMGAMTALGIMTQHPEVNCVASLMGSGYFTRLARTLFPPSALDTPARQEAFARIIAPLAKWDVSQQLDRLADRPLLLWHGQDDDVVPAAESFRLQQAMIQAGLDQNLTCQWQAGVRHRITPEALSATVSFFRQHL comes from the coding sequence ATGATTGAAATTGAAACACGTCAGTTGGCGGAACATCACCTGCTTCACGCCTTTCCTGCGGGGCAGCGCAATACACCTTTGCCGTGTATTGTTTTCTATCACGGATTTACCTCTTCCAGCCTGGTCTACAGCTACTTTGCCGTTGCGCTGGCGCAGGCCGGATTTCGGGTCATTATGCCAGACGCCGCCGAGCATGGGGCGCGGTTCAACGGTGACGCACAGGCGAGAATGGGGCATTTCTGGCAGATTTTGCAACAAAACATGCAGGAATTTACGGCATTACGAGCGGCTCTGGACGCAGAAAACTGGCTGCTGGATGACCGCCTCGCGGTCGGAGGCGCGTCAATGGGGGCAATGACTGCGCTGGGGATTATGACTCAGCATCCGGAGGTCAACTGTGTCGCCAGCCTGATGGGATCGGGCTATTTCACCCGTCTGGCGCGAACGTTGTTTCCCCCTTCCGCCCTGGACACACCCGCCCGGCAAGAGGCGTTCGCCCGCATTATTGCGCCGTTGGCGAAGTGGGACGTGTCGCAGCAGCTTGACCGACTGGCCGACAGACCGTTGCTGTTATGGCATGGCCAGGACGATGACGTGGTTCCGGCGGCGGAAAGTTTCCGTTTGCAGCAGGCGATGATTCAGGCCGGGCTGGACCAGAATCTGACCTGCCAGTGGCAAGCGGGCGTGCGCCATCGCATTACGCCCGAAGCCCTGAGCGCAACGGTGTCTTTTTTCCGTCAGCATCTCTGA
- a CDS encoding DUF1471 domain-containing protein yields the protein MRIRFVTLLAGLLLSANTLAAIEIDHQQARNMDDVQSLGVIYINHNFATESEADQALNEETDAQGAKYYHVILIREPGSNGNIHASADIYR from the coding sequence ATGCGAATCCGTTTTGTCACCCTTCTGGCGGGACTGTTGCTCAGTGCAAATACACTCGCCGCCATTGAAATAGACCACCAGCAAGCCAGAAACATGGATGATGTGCAGAGCTTAGGCGTGATTTACATCAATCATAACTTCGCCACTGAAAGTGAAGCAGATCAGGCCCTGAATGAAGAGACCGACGCGCAAGGCGCAAAGTACTACCACGTGATCCTGATTCGGGAACCCGGTAGCAACGGCAACATCCACGCCAGCGCGGATATTTATCGCTAG
- a CDS encoding TSUP family transporter — translation MDTSFMDFSYFAIMFMVALIAGFINVVSGGGGFLSIGALLISGLPPANALATNKIQALGSSLTSGIYFLRRGHINVQQHKYVFLAAFVGSALGTTLIQFIEPELLKKLLPVLIIAVALYFIFAPNLTEPKKKQQVSLFLFSLVGGGCVGFYDGFLGAGAGSFYTLCYILLWGYSIDKAQIHSNFINLASNIASILFFIFGGKMIWSLGLVMFVGQALGARLGATVVLTRGKKVIRPMIVIVSICISGKMLLDMY, via the coding sequence ATGGATACTTCATTCATGGATTTCAGCTACTTCGCCATCATGTTTATGGTGGCGCTGATAGCGGGTTTTATTAATGTAGTTTCAGGCGGCGGTGGGTTTTTATCAATTGGAGCGCTATTGATCTCAGGATTGCCGCCGGCCAATGCGCTGGCGACCAATAAGATTCAGGCGCTGGGCAGTTCACTCACGTCGGGGATCTACTTTCTGCGTCGTGGGCATATCAACGTTCAGCAACATAAGTACGTCTTTTTAGCGGCGTTTGTGGGATCGGCGTTGGGGACGACACTGATCCAGTTCATTGAACCGGAACTGCTGAAAAAGCTGTTGCCGGTACTCATCATTGCGGTGGCGCTCTACTTTATTTTTGCCCCCAATCTCACCGAGCCGAAAAAGAAGCAGCAGGTATCACTGTTTCTCTTCTCCCTGGTGGGGGGAGGGTGTGTCGGTTTTTATGACGGATTCCTTGGCGCTGGCGCCGGTTCCTTTTATACCCTGTGCTACATCCTGCTGTGGGGTTACAGCATCGATAAGGCGCAAATTCACTCTAATTTCATCAACCTTGCCTCCAACATCGCTTCTATTCTGTTTTTCATTTTTGGCGGCAAGATGATCTGGTCGCTGGGGCTGGTGATGTTCGTCGGACAGGCGCTTGGCGCACGTCTGGGGGCGACGGTCGTACTCACGCGCGGCAAGAAAGTTATCAGGCCGATGATCGTGATTGTTTCCATCTGCATCAGCGGCAAGATGCTGTTGGATATGTATTAA
- the rpsF gene encoding 30S ribosomal protein S6, with translation MRHYEIVFMVHPDQSEQVPGMIERYSAAITGAEGKIHRLEDWGRRQLAYPINKLHKAHYVLLNVEAPQEVIDELETTFRFNDAVIRSMVMRTKHAVTEASPMVKAKDERRERRDDFANETADDAEAGDSEE, from the coding sequence ATGCGTCATTACGAAATCGTTTTTATGGTCCATCCTGACCAGAGCGAACAGGTTCCGGGTATGATCGAGCGTTACTCTGCTGCCATCACTGGTGCAGAAGGCAAGATCCACCGTCTGGAAGACTGGGGCCGCCGTCAGCTGGCTTACCCGATCAACAAACTGCACAAAGCACACTACGTTCTGCTGAACGTTGAAGCTCCGCAGGAAGTGATCGATGAGCTGGAAACAACTTTCCGCTTCAACGACGCCGTTATCCGCAGCATGGTAATGCGTACTAAGCACGCTGTTACCGAAGCATCTCCGATGGTTAAAGCGAAAGACGAGCGCCGTGAGCGTCGCGATGATTTCGCAAACGAAACCGCAGATGATGCTGAAGCTGGGGATTCTGAAGAGTAA
- the priB gene encoding primosomal replication protein N, whose protein sequence is MTNRLVLSGTVCRTPLRKVSPSGIPHCQFVLEHRSVQEEAGFHRQAWCQMPVIVSGHENQAITHSITVGSAVTVQGFISCHKAKNGLSKMVLHAEQIELIDSGD, encoded by the coding sequence ATGACCAACCGTCTGGTGTTGTCCGGCACCGTGTGCAGGACCCCCCTTCGAAAGGTCAGTCCATCAGGAATTCCGCACTGCCAGTTCGTGCTTGAGCATCGTTCTGTGCAGGAGGAAGCCGGATTTCACCGGCAGGCGTGGTGCCAAATGCCCGTTATTGTTAGCGGACACGAAAACCAGGCCATTACTCACAGTATAACGGTCGGTAGCGCAGTGACCGTTCAGGGGTTCATCTCTTGCCACAAGGCAAAGAACGGCCTGAGCAAAATGGTTCTGCATGCCGAGCAGATTGAATTGATAGATTCTGGAGACTAG
- the rpsR gene encoding 30S ribosomal protein S18, with the protein MARYFRRRKFCRFTAEGVQEIDYKDIATLKNYITESGKIVPSRITGTRAKYQRQLARAIKRARYLSLLPYTDRHQ; encoded by the coding sequence ATGGCACGTTATTTCCGTCGTCGCAAGTTCTGCCGTTTCACCGCGGAAGGCGTTCAAGAGATCGACTATAAAGATATCGCTACGCTGAAAAACTACATCACCGAAAGCGGTAAGATTGTCCCAAGCCGTATCACCGGTACCCGTGCAAAATACCAGCGTCAGCTGGCTCGCGCTATCAAACGCGCTCGCTACCTGTCTCTGCTGCCGTACACTGATCGTCATCAGTAA
- the rplI gene encoding 50S ribosomal protein L9, with protein sequence MQVILLDKVANLGSLGDQVNVKAGYARNFLVPQGKAVPATKKNVEYFEARRAELEAKLADVLAAANARAEKINALETVTITSKAGDEGKLFGSIGTRDIADAVNAAGVEVAKSEVRLPNGVLRTTGEHEVDFQVHSEVFAKLTINVVAE encoded by the coding sequence ATGCAAGTTATTCTGCTTGATAAAGTAGCAAACCTGGGTAGCCTGGGTGATCAGGTTAACGTTAAAGCGGGCTATGCTCGTAACTTCCTGGTACCACAGGGTAAAGCTGTTCCTGCTACCAAGAAAAACGTTGAATACTTCGAAGCACGTCGCGCTGAACTGGAAGCTAAACTGGCTGACGTTCTGGCTGCTGCAAATGCACGCGCAGAGAAAATCAACGCACTGGAAACTGTTACCATCACGTCTAAAGCAGGCGACGAAGGTAAACTGTTCGGTTCTATCGGTACCCGCGACATCGCTGATGCAGTAAATGCAGCTGGCGTTGAAGTGGCTAAGAGCGAAGTTCGTCTGCCGAATGGCGTTCTGCGTACCACTGGTGAGCACGAAGTGGACTTCCAGGTTCACAGCGAAGTATTCGCTAAGCTGACCATTAACGTTGTTGCAGAATAA
- a CDS encoding EamA family transporter: MDTPHPQPLFARKNVVWLSAAFCCLLWGSAYPAIKSGYEIFQIAADDIPSKIVFAGYRFLFAGLLLLLLAMAQRKPIGRLSSRQFGQLTLLGVTQTSLQYIFFYIGLAFTTGVKGSIMNATGTFFSVLLAHFIYQNDKLSYNKTLGCILGFAGVMVVNFNSGLLDFSFTLAGDGSIVLAAFILSAATLYGKRISQTVDPMVMTGYQLGIGGLVLVIGGYAFGGTLAVHGLASVAILGYLTLLSSVAFALWSILLKYNRVGMIAPFNFLIPVSGAVLSAIFLGENILEWKYAMALLLVCSGIWWVNKVKR, from the coding sequence ATGGATACTCCGCACCCGCAACCTCTGTTTGCGCGTAAAAATGTCGTCTGGCTGAGCGCAGCGTTTTGTTGTTTGCTCTGGGGCAGCGCCTATCCGGCCATAAAAAGTGGCTATGAGATTTTCCAGATAGCCGCTGACGATATCCCCTCCAAAATTGTTTTCGCCGGATACCGCTTCCTGTTCGCTGGCCTGCTGTTACTCCTGCTGGCAATGGCGCAGCGTAAGCCGATAGGCCGCCTGAGTTCCCGGCAGTTTGGGCAACTGACGCTGTTGGGGGTGACACAGACTTCGCTGCAATACATCTTCTTTTACATCGGCCTGGCGTTCACTACCGGCGTGAAAGGGTCGATCATGAACGCCACGGGCACCTTCTTCAGCGTGCTGCTGGCGCACTTCATCTACCAGAACGATAAGCTGAGCTACAACAAAACGCTGGGTTGTATTCTCGGTTTTGCAGGCGTGATGGTGGTGAACTTCAACAGCGGGCTGCTGGATTTTAGTTTTACTCTGGCAGGCGATGGTTCGATTGTGCTGGCGGCATTTATTCTCTCCGCCGCGACGCTTTACGGTAAGCGAATCTCTCAGACAGTCGATCCGATGGTGATGACGGGCTACCAGCTAGGGATTGGCGGTCTGGTGTTGGTCATTGGCGGTTATGCCTTTGGCGGCACACTGGCGGTCCACGGTCTCGCGTCGGTGGCGATTCTCGGTTACCTGACGTTGCTTTCTTCGGTGGCGTTTGCGCTGTGGAGCATTTTGCTCAAGTACAACCGCGTGGGGATGATTGCGCCGTTTAACTTCCTGATCCCGGTCTCTGGCGCGGTGCTGTCCGCGATTTTCCTCGGCGAGAATATCCTGGAGTGGAAATACGCGATGGCACTGCTGCTGGTGTGCTCGGGGATATGGTGGGTTAATAAGGTGAAGCGGTAA
- a CDS encoding peptidylprolyl isomerase produces the protein MPRFWLISRGISLLFLFRRDLSSSPRQHFTGRGLAVMLPATFYIR, from the coding sequence ATTCCCCGCTTTTGGCTCATATCCAGGGGGATATCCCTATTGTTTCTTTTTCGTCGTGATTTGTCATCCTCCCCGAGACAACATTTTACCGGGAGAGGCCTGGCTGTTATGCTGCCCGCTACTTTTTATATCCGATGA